GTGGGCAGAGAAAACTGTGGGATGGGAGAGAGGGATATGTAGTACCATCTCTGATCACTCAGCTTTTAGCAACTCTCATATTCTTGCCCTTCACTCTACTGATATTGGTGAATATGAGCCtctttatttttacaataaatcaATGCTACTGTCGAGGGTTGTTATAGAGTATGATGGCCACCTCACGGGTTTCGCTTGGTCTGAGGCAAGGCAAGATTGGATTGTGGTGGCTTCCACCGCACATCGCAGTTGTTGGTCGAACACTATATGTGATGCACGATACTCACCAGCTTGCAGATGCTTGGATGGGTTTGTACCACGGGATCAACATGAATGGGATTTATCCGACTTTTCTAATGGTTGTCACAGAAAGATTATACTACCACTTCAATGTGACGAGCATAAAATCAGGTTTATAAAGGTAACCGTAGGAAGATTGCCTGCTAACCGTAAACATTGGACAGCTTCAAACGATTTATGCAGATTAGCATGCTCCAGAAATTGCTCCTGCTCTGCTTATGCCTACGATACTGGAGGAGCGTGTTTGTGGTATACGGGTGACTTGTTGGCTTTGGAAACCCCATCAAATACGTCTGCGGGGGTCGATATTTATATCAGAACAGAATCATCTCATAATGCACACACTAGAACACTACTTATTGTGGCTCTAACTGCGTCCATTGCTTCTGTGCTAATTATATCATGTTTGTGTTTCTGCTATATCTGGCCAAACCTCAAAACCAAAGGTAATTAacactctctcttcttcaatAGTATCACATTTCTAGTTGAAGTCATTGTTAAGATATTAGTATCTCGTTGCCTTGCTTGTCTCTATTCAGATTCAGAGAAAACAAATCAGGATCTATTGCTACTAGATTTGAATAGTGATGGTTCATTTACAAACAAGGAGGGAGAAGCTGAAGATGGTTGGCATGAATTGCCAATCTTCAGTTTGGGAAGCATAGCTGCATCTACCAACAATTTTTCCATTACAAACAAGCTTGGACAAGGTGGTTTTGGACCTGTTTATAAGGTAATATCACATCtatattcatatgcatataaCCAACAGTTAATTGAGAATAGTATCATATAATGTTAAATTTGAGTTTGCAGGGAGAGTTGGCTAATGGACAGTTTGTAGCTGTGAAAAGGCTCTCAAAGAGATCAAGGCAGGGATTGGAGGAATtcagaaatgagatgcaactGATTGCCAAACTGCAGCACAGAAATCTTGTCCGCATTTTAGGATGCTGCGATGAGAAAGATGAGATGATACTTGTCTACGAGTACATGCCCAATAAAAGCTTGGACTGTTTCCTCTTTGGTTAGTCATGCatcaaattcttaaattgtCATGCCTAACAAGCTCAACTGAATATATGATTTGAATGCAGAGCCGAGCCAGAAAGTGGTGGTACTTGATTGGAATAAACGCATTCATATAATCTCAGGCATTGCTCAAGGGATTCTATATCTCCACCAATATTCGCGGTTAAGAATAGTGCATAGAGATTTGAAAGCTAGCAATATACTACTAGATGCTGACATGAATCCCAAAATCTCCGATTTTGGGCTAGCTAGAATATTTGGAGGGAATGAGTTGCAGGCGAATACTAAACGGATTGTTGGAACATAGTAAGTAAAATGCTATTTAATTCTTATCCATGGCAGTGCATAAATGAGagactatatatttttgtggaaatGCAGTGGTTATATGTCACCAGAATATGCAATGGAAGGGCTTTTCTCAGTGAAGTCTGATGTGTTTGCGTTCGGAGTATTGGTGCTGGAGATTATTAGTGGAAAGAAGAATACTGGTTTCTATGGCTCTGAGTATCTATGTCTTCTTAGATATGTAAGTAGTATTGAATTTTGCAATGAAATGATTAACattaatgttgaaaattttagaatttgattttggtttcaGGCGTGGGATTTGTGGAAGAAAGGTTGTGTTGATGAGCTGATTGATCCTACGTTAGAACTGCCCGAATCTTGGTCATCAGTTGCAATGAGATACGTTCANNNNNNNNNNNNNNNNNNNNNNNNNNNNNNNNNNNNNNNNNNNNNNNNNNNNNNNNNNNNNNNNNNNNNNNNNNNNNNNNNNNNNNNNNNNNNNNNNNNNTTGACGAAATTGCCAGTGTCTAGAATTACAGCTTCAGTGgcattatttgtttgtttgtatGACAAAATCATGTTGCCACCACTTCGAAGGAGCAGAGTACCATTGGCTATTTCTAGTTGAGATTTGTTATAAATGGAATGTGGGATAGGGTTATCTCTATTTAAGACCCAAACAACTGTTGTAACAGGTATTTTTTTGTACCATATACCAATATAGTAGTTGGTAGAGTTACCTGGAGAAAAGAAACCAGTTGATATGACCACGAGTGCTGGGCGTCAAGGGTCTTCATTTCGGCATGAGCCATTGGTTGATTGGGGCCCaaggatgaaagagaagacaaGCCAATGGCCCAAAAAAAGCTAGGGGAATTCCCGATGAGGCAATGAATAGAGACGGCTCGGATTTGAGGGGATGATAAACGATCATGGAAGCCGTCGTCCAAGGATTTCAACTACAGTTGGATTCAACTGGAAATCGTCCTATTGAGATGACatccgaaagctatgaaactaccaccattgtcttcatCTTGGAAACAGCTTcacgtgggtatcttgcacatcccaatcggagtccgaatgagggaATTATGGCGGTTTTACGGAAGTCGCGCAGAAGGCCGGGAGCTTGGGGAAAAACGCCGACCGGGCGTTTCGCTTGTGAAAATCGCCGGGAAAACGCCGGGCGGGCATTTGGTATAAAAAACGCCGGGACGGGCGATTATGccaatttttgattttgtgggCAAACTTTCATTTGGACCCATGTATAAATTcgatgtcatttcttttcttttaggtctttgatgaaattatatgcttgagagctttgtttcctttttgaagggtttctatccaattctgatttgtttgatgtggaccttttgtattttgtgatccattttCCAAGTTTACCCAATTTGTAGGTGATTGATCTAATATTTTGTGAAGTAGATTTTCTATTGTATCAATAATGGCAACCCAACAAGAATTTAGGAAACCCAAaatgcccggcccgggcgtttttccTGTCCCCGGGCGATTTTCACAAGCGAAACGCCCagtcgggcgtttttcccgaAGGTCTCGGCCTTCTCTGCGCGACTTCCGTAAAAccgccataactccctcattcggactccgattgggatgtgcaagatacccacgcgaagctgtttccaagacaaagacaatggtggtagtttcatagctttcggatGTCATCTCAATAGGTCGATTTCCAGTTGAATCTAACTGTAGTTGAAATCCTGACGCACGgcttccatgatcgtatcatcctccccttcttggaaaagatttgtcctcaaatccgagCCGCTCTATTCATTGCCTGCCTCGGGAATCCTCTAGCTTTGTTGGACCATTGTGTCTTTCTTTCATCATTGGgccccaatcaacccatggcTCACGCCGAAATGAAGACCCTTGACGTCTAGCACTCGTGGTCATATCAAGGTTGCTTgaatccatcaattgctagttcaagcatgggatttccatcaattgctagttcaagcatggatcaagtagaggtatgctttGAGGTTTGTGGTTCCCTTGAAGATCTAGCCATGGATGCATGTAGTATGTTGTAAGTGTCTTAGCTTGCCtcatcaatgactatgtatcacAATTTCCACTCTATCAAATGTTacttcttgttttgatcatcttaGTTTCCTAAATTCTTGTTGGATTGCCATTATTGATACAATAGAAAATctacttcacaaaaatattagatcaatcacctacaaattgggtaaaccttgggaaatggatcacaaaatacatggatccacaTCACAAGCTCAAACTTGCCCTCTTTGGAGATTATGGTCTGGTTTGGAAACAGAGATTGGCCTGCTGAAATGGTGTCTGATGCTCTGCAAAATCTACTCCAAAGAAATATGGACACACCAATGAGAAACAAGAAATATGTAGGAGTAATAAACTTGAAAGCCATTCCACCAAAATCCTACTAAAAATCTCACTTGTGCTGATTGATATTTAAGTCTTTTAAAGTGCATTCTACGCAATAGAAATTTAGTAATGGTCCAAATTCAAGAGAAAAATATTGTGCTTCCCATCACTTTCAACAAATTCtttgttaaaatttcaacTACAACTGTTGAGCTTGGCGACATAAACTATCGGCTTTATGTTGCATTAGGCTGCTTTAGTCATTGGATTTGGAGCATCCAAATAACTCTTTATGGTGAAGATGCACACAGCACACACAATGTCTTTGTTTTGAAACCTCATAACTAACTACACTggtaataatttattgagaGAGGAAACGAAGAACAcgtaaaaaaaacaagaaaacaatagACTTCTCATGATATTCTCTTTTCCATGGATCACAAATGATCAGAATGCAAAAGCGACGGCCTATTTATGTAATTCattatagaattaaattaaataacctTATAACTTTCGACCGTattaaaatctcaaaattttgagaCTTTACAATTTCTTTCGAACGAATAATTTATGAACATTTCGCTTTTAAATCCAATCTTACTgtaaaatgtacattatacgCACTACTAAtgtacattttaaaaaaatataatgtaatatctctaataatgtacataattcatatattttatattatatgggATCATACATTATTTGAGataatatattagtagtagtacataaaATGTACATTAAACGGCATATAATGTACATCGCTTGACATTTTgacaaaagatatgattttGATATGAATACAACATccctattattttaatatatatataaatgttatgTACTATagattaaatttgataatatcgAAAATCTCATTCTTGTCCCATATTAACTTGATAAAGATTATCTCTTATCTATATAATTTTGGATGAATATCCCTTATGAAGGTAAATGGTCTATTCTACGTGCTCctatagtttatttattcataaatacGTATTTAAGAGACTCTAGCAAGGATTTGACATGAACTCAGAAGTTTTCTCATAATTTATAGTTGAGTGAAGTTTTCTCACTGGAAGTCGTCTTCTTTAAAGCCTTAATTAAGCCAATTATTTGGCGaacaaattataattcaaattattgtGTACACTTGAACTTATACCAAGTCTTCATTGCAAtgtaaactaaaataaattatcttcCACATCAAACAAGATAATAATATACAGGCATAAAtaagcttattcaattatttaaattttcaattacaATATACAGTTTGGAGTTTGGACcatctaatactccctccgttccatagtaacaGAGCTTTGCTTGAACACCCATTTTGAACACTCATTttgaatactccctccgtcccatatttggagtcacatttagttatggcacgggtttAGGAATTGATGGAGCTGTAATTAAAGGTTAGATGTgatgtgtaataaattaagtgagttggttgaagatgggggtcccttttgactttttgattttttatttttgttttggtttattctaacgtagataatgacattttgatgtaattttgataaacaatggggtaaaattgtacaaatatagaaaattctaaatgtgactctaaAATTGGGACGAACTTTTATAGAAGTGACTCCAAAACCTGGACGAAAGAAGTAATGCACTAagaatatatcaatatataaagtgagagttttggagaaatttttaaataccAGCTTTATCCTTTTAGCAGAAACCGTGCATTACCACGttgctttttagttttttttgcaccattttatgttaatattctatatcatgttttattttttgcacaaTTTTCGGCCATTCTCGAAAAGTGTGTGAGGCAGCAGTCTATATATGTTATCATGAAGGCCTATTTTTACTCTATTACAACATTTAAGAgtgcaatatatatttattctaatcACAAAGCATTCCATTATCCTTTAAGCCTCTTTGCAAGCCATccgaaaaattaaatacacatCATTAGTATATTTCtattgtattaaatattgtttacaaaatataattgaccTTCTAATTACCCGCAAcatgaaaaatcaaagcaaacaTTAATGacttataaaatttggaaCTAATAAGTACCtcaattaaaaagaaagaatgtGTAGAATTTGTAATAAGcatatgattaatatttttgtattaatcatAGATGATAGAATGTGTAGAGTCATAGGATTAATGTGCAaccataaaaaagaaagaatgacATAcctttattattatagtaaaaaattgaGTTCGAATAATTAGGCTTTGTAGCCTCTCATGCTTGCCATGACACCTTTTTCTATGTATAACTCGTAGTAGTCGCCCATGCTTGCCATCtcatcttcttctcttctctatGTAATGACGGTAGtttgaagagagagaacaGATCGTAATCTtcgttttcttcttttctctccTTTTCCTAAAGTGTAGTATTGAATATCTATACTTCTATACTACATCTATCTCCTCCAccaatactaatactaatatacaaatataaaactattgatgaaaaaaaagtggCTAAATTCATGGTCCAATCAAATGCATTGCGGAGACTTCCCAAGCAAGTTTTGAAACACTGATAAATAGGTGTGCAATCAATTGAGACTGCATTTATTTATGTGAAGTAATTTTTTGATGCAGGCCTATCTCGAACGATTCGAATTTATTGtggtataattaaattgttgtaATGAATATTTGTAGatataatataagtatataataattaaattattaatcatattttattcaagataTATACCTATAGGTACTATTATCTATTGACTTAAATTATGCTAAAGCGAGTATATTAATTGTGGAAATTTTAGGTTATTTTAGTATTTGCTTGCTCATGTTGGCCTATTTCTAAAATGCATGTTCTTAGTCATGGGcaaatatatgttttattttcaagagacaaaattatatactactattctATAATGATGACGTTGATGTTACATTTGattctattattatgttgtttactaaaacattttttatagtcAAAgtgtatttgaatttttctatttgatttaaagtactttaatctattttttcaaattaaatattgatttattctaataatttgttgttgatgctTGTACTATGCTTGAGACTGGTCGTCTATCGTTTGTTAGAAcccaaagaaaaaattatgtgCTATGATGTATAGTGGTTTGCAGTGAGGTTGTACTGCGAGGTGAGATAGATGGTTAGATGCATGGTAAATCAATCATTCTCGCTTCCAGTTCATGGTGGTGCAAGATATATGATCCAAAATTATCAAGATGCGATGGCTATTTATAGATGGATTGGTTAtccaaatttgtttattacatTTACATGTAATCCGAAGTGGCAGAGATTGTTAccctccgttttttaaaaatagcaactatttccattttgttgttcctaaaaaatagaaaatttagaatctttctattttaggacatGGACCCCACAATCTACCAACTCTACTTTcactatttttctctttctctcttactttactcaattttcttttattctcttttactttaccaatttttctcacttactttactaattgtgtattaaaacccatgccgttttaaatatttatattttttgaatacgAGGAGTAGATTTCTTGGAGTTAAGAGACTAAAATTAGATGATCGTCCGTATATTATATGTAGGATTTTCAAATTATCCGATTGCATTTTTTAGTCTTTACttacacatattttatattatatttattttattttatatttatttttttaaactctttTGTTCCATGTATAGCATGGGTGTTAACACTAGTTTTCAAACGTGACACTGACATGAACTCTGGTTTCCTCGTAAAACATGACCAAGGTTGCCAAGAAGAAATAGTTTAGTGGAATTTTATTTAGAGGAAGTCGTCGTTTTTAAAGTCTAACGGGCCAATCAAATATACTGCCT
The genomic region above belongs to Salvia hispanica cultivar TCC Black 2014 chromosome 3, UniMelb_Shisp_WGS_1.0, whole genome shotgun sequence and contains:
- the LOC125209433 gene encoding G-type lectin S-receptor-like serine/threonine-protein kinase At1g11330, producing MMLSIFVAALPIFFSSCVCNGSDTLLFGQTLFLNQTLVSKGGIFELGFFSPPNSNNYYLGIWYKSIPIQTVVWVFNRETPILFYNNKPQLQFLSDDSSVLCLNVENTPTTLRCVGGSSNISEAVILDSGNFVLRNDSGGVLWQSFDYPTDTWLPATKPLYITPPITSWRNSTDPASGNYSFYVFLGLEDSRSLSVWAEKTVGWERGICSTISDHSAFSNSHILALHSTDIGEYEPLYFYNKSMLLSRVVIEYDGHLTGFAWSEARQDWIVVASTAHRSCWSNTICDARYSPACRCLDGFVPRDQHEWDLSDFSNGCHRKIILPLQCDEHKIRFIKVTVGRLPANRKHWTASNDLCRLACSRNCSCSAYAYDTGGACLWYTGDLLALETPSNTSAGVDIYIRTESSHNAHTRTLLIVALTASIASVLIISCLCFCYIWPNLKTKDSEKTNQDLLLLDLNSDGSFTNKEGEAEDGWHELPIFSLGSIAASTNNFSITNKLGQGGFGPVYKGELANGQFVAVKRLSKRSRQGLEEFRNEMQLIAKLQHRNLVRILGCCDEKDEMILVYEYMPNKSLDCFLFEPSQKVVVLDWNKRIHIISGIAQGILYLHQYSRLRIVHRDLKASNILLDADMNPKISDFGLARIFGGNELQANTKRIVGTYGYMSPEYAMEGLFSVKSDVFAFGVLVLEIISGKKNTGFYGSEYLCLLRYAWDLWKKGCVDELIDPTLELPESWSSVAMRYEQQIK